The Solanum pennellii chromosome 7, SPENNV200 DNA segment ttttattaaaaaagattttgacACGTAAAATATATGGCTAACGGCGTTAAATAAGAAAACGTTATTGGTGGTATCGTTTTAAGCATCAAAATATTACTGTCTAATAcgttttataatttattactcGGAAGCACGTCTTGTAGCTAAAACGTTaagtttctttaaaatttaGGCATAGTCTTTAGTTTACTTTGTACATTTCTTGTTAATGTATCAGTTACTTTTTAACTGttcaaaagtttaagttgtGTTAGTATTCTTTCAATTAGTCGTTGTAAGGTAACTTCAATTCAAGATAGCAACAATATTGCACgacatttattttttccattcttGTCCCTTTTGAATAAGCTATGTTTGTGGGCATTACCatgttgtattgattttttcttgTGAAAATCAAGTGAACAAAAAAGGATAAAACAAATGAATAAGAatgatgatttttcttttaatttttcgtcTAGTCTTCGATAAATTATAGTGATAAATTTATCACCTCAAATTAATACCCTAGCGAGAGAAAATTACTCTCGAGTtagaaaacaaacattatacATATCGAGAATACTAAAGAATAAAGAGAACCAATAGACAAATGAATACTTTTAATGACAAAGCCTTTGTCAATAAGGCAATAAACATTATATCTTTTAGCAAAAAGTATAGCAATTCAAATGTATGTACAAAATCAAAGCCAATAAACTCCACTTTATAAAGTATTTCACATATGCTAGATTTGACTAATTTATCACTATAATCCAAGAAGCCTAGCTGCTAGAAAACTTGATCAATTCACCAGATTTACAAAGGAATGGATCAAATATTAGTAACATATACTCACTAGATAATAAACTTAAACTGAGAAATCACCACTAGTGAATCCATGCCTTCatacatttacaaaaaaaaaatctactataACATAAATAATGTGTTAGAACAGGAGAATGCAATCGACAATAGtatgattttatcaaaattatagcAGAGTATATTTGCTTATCAATTCTAAACAGGAGAATCAAAATAATCACGAATACGACATGAACAAGAGTACCAAAATTAGCAACTGAAGCTACACGGAAGCCAACGTTTTAAATATGACTTTGTTTTGACTGCAACTAAAGCTATGACTATAAATGTGAGCTTGTAACCGTTGTTGGTTccaaaattaaataacttctcatAATTTATGGCAAGACAAGATTGCTGCAAAGAGAAGTGATTCACAGTCAACTACCTTATTAACATAAATGTCAATTACCTTACTACCATAAagtaattctttattttattaaactcCATATCATGTCAAAATGtgtcaaacaaattaaaatggagaaaataacATACTACtagtaaattaaaaattcaaaacaaactAAATTGAAATAATAGCTAGACTGTTGCGGAAGccgaatatatagagagtgatggAATCACAATTACTATATCTAAAAGTAGccaataaatagtaaatgagacaacaaTAAAAAGAACACCAAGAATTAACGAGGTTCGgcaaacttttattttcttttgcctactcctcggacacaaccaaccaatatttatttcactccaaaagagtacaagtgaaatactacaagagagaagaagaacaaaTATCTTAGGAGATGAGAAGACAAGTGAGAGGTgtgttacaaatgaattaggaacTACCTGTTTATAGGAgtgaattcttcctattgatgtcatccatgacatcacaatatgtcaaaatgtcaagatTTATCTTGTGAAACCAATTTACTgttcacctaaatttcacctacaaaagGTGCTATTGTTGACTTTTCtaccaatgaagaattatcctccTAATTACTatatcttctcattaatccatttttgaatcttgtcaaatttaacaaatctccaccttggcaagattctccattttcaactttctcTCAACAACAATTTTGATTGTGTCTTCAACCTCAATCTTCAATGTTCAACAATGTTGATCAAGTTCAAACAATGTTGAAACTTGACCGCAGTCACCACTTTTGTCAACATATCGGCAGGATTATCCGTAGTATGATTTTTCTGCATTATGACTCCACCATCTTCTATGATGTCTCGTATGAAATGATATTGGACATTAATGTGCTTCGTCCTTGCATGATAAATCTGGTTCTTTGCTAATTGAGCACTCTGACTATCACAAAATATTGTGATTCCTTCTTGTCCAATACCAAGTCTCTAAGCAATCCTTGAAGCCAAATTGCTTCCTTTGCAGCCTCTGTAATTGCCATGTACTCTGCCTCAGTGGTAGACAAAGCAACTGTTGACTGCAAAGTAGACTTCCAACTAACTGGTGCATTTGCAATAGTGAAAAACATAACCAGTAGTTGATCTTCGTTTGTCCAAATCACCTGCATAATCTGAGCCACAATATCCAATAAGATATTGACTATCTTTCTGCTCGAAAACCAAACCAACATCTACAACATTATGAATCTACCGTAGAATCCATTTTACAGCCTGCTAATGATCCTTTCCAGGATTATGCATGTACCTGCTTACAACTCCAAAAGCGTGTGAAATATCTGGCCTTGTGCAAACCATTGCATACATCAAGCTACCAAAAGCATTCGCGTATGGTACTCTTGACATATATTCTCGTTCAACTTCATTCTTAGATGACATAGCATCACTAAGCTTAAAATGAGGAGCAAGCAGAGTGCTAACCGACTTCATTTTTACATTCATACCTAATTGGTTTAGTACTCTATTCAAATATTCTTTCTGAGATAAATAGAGTTTCTTTGAATGTCGATCTCTTTCTATCTCCATGCCAAGAATCTTCTTCGCCTCACCcaaatccttcatctcaaactcttAGTTGAATCTTTAGCTTCTCAATTTCCTCTTGACTTTTAGaagcaatcaacatatcatcaacatatatgAGAAGATATATAAAGGAATTATCTTCAAGCTTGCGCAAATACACACAATGATCGTATTTGCTTCTTATGTACCTTTGCTACAacataaacttgtcaaattgtTTGTACCATTGTCTAGAAGATTGTTTCAATCCATACAACGATTTTTCAAGTTTGCAcaccatattttcttttccatcaacTTTAATCCTTCTGGCTGAGTCATGTAGATTTTCTCTtccaagtctccatgtaaaatGCAGTTTTTACATCTAACTGAACTAGTTCCAAATTCAACTGTGCTACCAAAGCCAACAAAACTCTAATGGAGGAGTGTTTCACAACTGGAGAAAACACCTCATTATAATCAATTCCTCGTTTGATCCATGTGTTGGGGAAATTATCTTTTCCTCAAACTCCACCTGCTTTGAAGCACCATCAATTTGTTTGGCTTCTTCAACTGTTACCTTATTAGTCAAGGCAGATTCATCAAAGGTAAATCCCTGctgaaaataacttttcttgTCTGTGGACACCATAAACGGTATCCTTTGACTCCAGAAGTAATTCCcataaataaagttttttttgcTCTTGGGTCCAATTTTGATTCTCTTATATGATAATATACAACTGAGCCAAATACATATAAAGAATCATAATCTTCAGCAGGTTTTCCATACCATTTTCCAAATGGTGTTTTCCCACCAATAGCAGCAGATGGTAGacgacaagcacaaaaatatatatggtaaaagtaatggaaataaaatgggaaaataacgacaccaagaattttacgtgaaaacccttctgaataaggaaaaaaaccacgggccaagaggagcaattgatattactatagtaaggaattttacactgtgtagtcacaaatacaatactcaaaatgACTATTACACACTCAAAAgcaacaacactcttttggtttccatCTTACTAAAATATTAGTTACACTCTAATTTTCTTCACAAACTATTTCTCTTGTATAGTCTAtagaatacctcactttgctctcaaagtGATTTTTCTCTCTAGATTTGGTGTGTTATACAAATGAGAAaaaatgctctatttatagaaggataaaaccatgacTATGTCACTActacataggtaaatatagcaaagtcaaaaatgattgcaaatcttaccaatttgccaaccaccaaatcttttattttcaactctaattactattcctttttaaaaattgcttgtagcaattgaatagctaaagttgaccgaaagacaagttcgaATTATGTaaagaacttgtgggtatgagctctctctaaagaagatgaagataccTTCTTCGAGTAAATGagactggagggggagatttgttgaatccatcTCATTTTTCAAATGGTATCTTCCCACCAATAGCAGCAGATGGTAGACGATTAATGAGGTGGCATGCATATGTAATTGCCTCAGCCCAAAATTCTTTGCCCAAGCCAgcattggacaacatacaccaAACCTTTTCCAGCAAAGTTCAGTTCATACGTTCTgccactccattttgttgtggtgtatttctgacgATGCCATTTTCctcacaaatttttttaaaaagatcatTCTTGTATTCTCCACCATTGTCTGTGCGAAGACACATGATCTTTCTGCCACTTTGAGTTTCTGTCATCGCCTtccatttgagaaaaaaatccCAATgcttcatcttttattttcattgtataCACCCACAATCTTCGAGAAAAGTCATCAACAAAGGTTACAAAATAGTGTTTTCCACCTTATGAAGGTGTTTTGGAAGCACCCTTAACATCTGAATGAACATAatccaaaatatttttagtattatGGATAGTTGTTTCAACTTTAACCCTTGTTTGCTTTCCCTTGATACAATGCTCGCAAAACTCCAAGTTGCAAGTTTTTACTCCTTTTAGCAATCCTTGATCTAATAAAGTTTTCAAGGATTTTTCTCCAGCATGTTCCAAGCGCATATGCCACAGCTTGGTCATTTCTGCTTCCTTCTCGTCATTGGATGTTGTTGCTGCTGTCCCAATAACTGTACTACCTTGATAGTGGTACATGTTATTATTTCTTAGAATTGCCTTCATTACCACCAGTGCACCAGAGCATATTCTCATCACGCCATTATCTGCAATGACTTTGAACCCCTTTGACTCTAGGGCTCCAACAGAAatgagatttttcttcaaatctggTACTTATCGAACATCTATTAATGTTCAACTTAATTCATCATGGTTCCTTAATCGGATTGAACCAACACCAGATGGGGTAAGAGGATTATTGTTTGCTGTGTGAATAACTCCACATTCTCCTTCTTGTAAATCAACAAACCAGTCCTGATTGCGACACATATGATAGCTACAAGCCGAGTCCATCAACCATACATCAGATGATTTAGATGGATATGTAGTAACTAGTGAGTAATCAGAGTCATCACAATCAACCATATTTGAATCCATGACAGCCTTTCCATTATTTTGTTTGGCTTTGCTATTCAACTTTGGGCAGTCTTTCTTCCAGTGCCTTTTTTCTCGGGAAAAGGCACATTCATATTTGCTGAGTCTGGATCTTGACTTGGATCTCCCTTTCTTCGTTCTCATATGGTTTTGAGAACGACCTCTCGCAATCATTGCTTCTCcgcctttttgttttttttctctttctttgttcataaCTATATAAGGCAGAACAAACTTCTTTGAGAGATACTTAATCATTCCCATGCAGTAGAGTCGTTTCAAGATGCTCGAGCTCATGGGGAAGTGAACTTAACAACATTAAGGCCATATCTCCATCCGTAAAAGTCACGTTCATATTCCGCAAAGCTGTCGCCAACTTATTAAAGCTGGTGATATGATCATTCATTGTGCTACCAGGAATATAAGTGAAGCGTAACAGTCTTCTTTTCTTGTAAAGTTTATTTTGACtgtttttcttcaagaatttttcCTCCAATGAATTCCATAATTCATTTACAGATGTTCCCTTTGTGTATGGATACTTTTGTTCTCTTGCAAGGTAAGATCAATTGGTATCAGATccaaggttttatctgagtatgctctgtggttgccgCATAGTCTGAACATCCACATCAGGAAAATATTTACTTTGGTCACTGCATTGTTAGCTAGTAAATAGTATTTGTAGTAAAATGGGAGACAAGAAAAATGATGAGTCCACATCAAGTGTCAATAATATGTCATCATTGGCATCTTCGGTTATGACAAGAATTGTGTCCAATGCGAAATTTgcagttgaaatttttgacggGTCAGGACATTTCAGAATGTGGCAAGACGAGGTCCTTGATGTTGCCAAAATTCTTTGCCCAAGCCAGCATTGGATAACATACACCGAACCTTCTCCAGCAAAGTTCGGTTTATGCGTTCTTTTACTCCATTCTGttgtggtgtatttctgacgGTGAAATATCTGACAATGCCATTTTCCTCACAAATTTTCTGAAAGGAACATTCTTGTATTCTCCATCATTGTCTGTGCGAAGACACTTGATCTTTCTGCCACTTTGAGTTTCTATCATCGCCTtccatttgagaaaaaatttcaatattatagtgatatcagttgctcctcttggcccgtgttttttccttatttagaagggtttccacgtaaaattcttggtgtctttattttcccattttatttccattacttgaccatatatattttgtgtttatccgcgttttcccaacataGACTTCAGTGACTAAAACTTCTAAAGTTCGCTTAATTGCTAAAGCAccttgtagacattgaaattttgtgggactctacaagatgcgttCAATTCGAGTTGAGACTCTAtaaattgtgttcaactcaaactaggattcttggaggctactcaaccctaaaccctagttcaCGCCTATATAAAGGttactaaattcccttaaaaggcatctcgaaaatttcataaagagatcaaaaTCTCGAATACTgcacaaattgatggattattcatatagagaggtcaaatttaaatcatcctagttcgagaaatacgccactaacggtcCTCGAATAATGGATAAATCctaggagagtagaatcaagagATCAACAAAATTGTACCCGCAATCTATCTTgatcaataaaatcatgtttcttcgtattttatttgtgattttaatttattttctgtcACTTTAAAAAATTGTTGCAAACACACCTCATGAAGACAATTGCATAACAACTCATTGACAATATTGTGAATATCATAAGAATGGTTCACCAATAAAGTTTAACTTGGTGTGAGATCTTAGAAACACTTTCCTCATTGCATATTATAGAACGTAGCGACTGTTTCCTACTTATATTCAAGATTACTCCAGTAACCAGTTAACAATTCCATTAATTAAAGTTATGGAAATTTCATTattcaagcaaatcacaataaaatgattaattatataaatgaaaCGTTGTAACATATATTATAGGGGACGAAGGAGAAATCACACAAAAATAAGCAGGATGAAAAACACTCATcaaatttgttaaaaaaaatacatagttGATGTAAGAACACAAGTAAATCAATATTTAGATTGTAATGTCAATATAAGCCACAAGTTGCTATACACACTCTTATACCAATAGCAATTATTTTCTTCTAGGCTAGCTCGGAAAACAATTAGTTCAAACAAAAATTGACATTGATTGTTGTAGTGATGCATAAAGTTGTGCTATTCAAGGctataataatttaatgaacCTCCTTAACCTGTGCAGATAGTGAAAAccaaattatattattgtaggaaaaagccattgaaatcatgatttcttatatttttggaGATATTGAAACCTAATTCAAGCATTTTTTCTCctactattttaaaaagaaaaaacgtACATTGaaatcaatatgataaaaaatactaataatattaagATGCTCACAGTCACCAACATATTCTTATGGATTAAGATAAAGTTTGCACATGATTTCACCAGATAAAGTGGTTATTAGCAAATGTATTCTCACAAATGTTTTCCTTTGTCATTTCGAAAAATTCAGTATTTGCGGAGTACTATAAAAGGGAGAGATAATTTTACTCAGCAGCTAAATATATAGTTTGTCTTCCTGTCCTGTAGgaattatattttgttgtcTGTGTTACTTTTGTAGAGCAGACTTCTTTAGTTCTGAGGAAATAGTTGAAATAGTTTCTTATCTTAAGACAGTGTGTCGTGTgactcaataataattgcatagATCCGTCTAGCAAAAAGATGTGGAGAAAATTAGCGAGTCCAAAACTAAGAAGCACTGTGTGCTTGTTCATACGCTAGGCTATGGAGCCCGGTCCTGGTACAAAATTATAAGATCTTCAGGACATAATGTCACAGCTCTTGACTTGGAGTTCATGACTTCACTTCCTGCTGATCAAAAAAATAGTTCTTGTTGGCAGTAGCGTAGGTGGACTCGCCATTTCTAAAGCCATGGAAACCTTCCCTGAAAAGATTTCTGTTGCTGTATTTCTTAGTGGTCCAAATATCAGTGCATCTTCATTTCATGTCCGAGTTCGTCATTGTCTTACCTGCTTTCCTGCAGCCTACTTAAGCCCGGAGGAGAATGCTTGTTGTCAGCTTCTATTCTCTATTCCTATCCGAGTCTACCTTTTGGAGAAAACCTACCCCTTCCACGGTACCCACCATCAAACAAACTTATACTAATGAAAGTGAAGTAAATATGTCAATCTTGATCTCGCCTAACTCAGTGTACACTTGAGCCTTTTTCATGCAGGCAGTTCATGGATAGTATAAACATTAGGCTCGTCTACACTGAGGTACCATCAATTTTACATATTCTCAActttaatatgttatgtttgttttgaacttttacatatttgaaactaaatttatatgtatatacttCATTATAGAATAATACCTGAGAATCCTCCAACTACTGTCATCCTATATAGGTCCCAAATTCTTGGAAACTAATGCTTGCCATCTGAGCCCAACTGAGGTAAGCAAATCATAATAGTACTGTTACTGAAATTAATAACCAATTTGGAACTGATTTAAATTGGGGTTTTCCCTAGCTAGGATTTTGTGCTGGCAACTACATATTTATATAGTGTGGAGATAGTACTTTCAAGCAAAAGATATGGATTAGTTAAGCAAGCGTTCATTGTGCTGCTGAAAATGAAGCTCTGAAGAAGGAATTTTTCGCTAATGATGATTGAAAAGAACCCACTAGATGAAATGGAAGTGATCTAGGGGTCTGACCACACGACCATGATGTCTAAGCCCCAACAGCTTTATACTACTCTTCTTAGCATTGCCAACAATTACACTTCAGACCTTTCAATTTGatatttcaatcattttctTTCGATTGTAATTTCAGCGTTTGGAATTagcattaaaaaattaaacaaccTCTATTTCCTGAAATTACTGgattttttagttaaatttgatatattaatgGGAAGAGGATACATATGTTAATACTAATAACTTAAACTTCTAGATGAAATAATCACAAAGTTTAACTACTATGCACATTATCAAGCAGTGCTAAAGTTTTTTTACCGACATTATCTCTCTGCAAGGATTGACATATCCTCAAAATTAATTCTTGTTCAGAATCTCATCCAAGGTAACCTTCCCTCTCTTAGTAGTGCTTTGTTGGGCTCTAACATAGTCTTTGTAAACAATGGGTCGATACTTGCTTTCACTCTTCTCTTTGATAAGTGGGCTTGCAGGCTGAACTATTGTGTTCATTTGTGGACCATGACCCACTGCTATAGAGATCCGAGCCGCCTCCGCATTGACTACAACTCGATGCTCTGCGCTCTTGTACTTGCCATTACTCAATATCTGGAGAACATAATTCACTCAGTTTGTCTAATTTTGACTCAGCTCATCTTATTTAGTTCAAGCTAAGTAACCTACAAAATGACTTTGGAGGTGagtgaacttgaacttgaacttttgACCCTACTTGCCTTATGCTCAATGAGACAATCGGAGTCAAGAGCTCAAGATCATTCATCGATAGGGTGTATTTTTAAACCGTCTTAGCTAATATATAATCCTTTAATGTCAAAGTATATTATAAGTTAAAGTGACAGGAAAAATAATGATGTGAGACTAACCTCCAAAAAATCTCCTAGATTGACAACAAAAGTGCCAGGGACATGGGGCACAGAGTACCATGTTTGATTGTGTTTAATTTGCAAGCCTGGAATGCCACTGTCCATTAAAATAGTGAGAGCACCCATATCTGAATGTGGAGCAAGTCCCAATGTCTTGTTTGGCTCAGGACATGTTGGATAATAATTTGCAACCATCATTTGAGTCCCTTCATCTCCAAGTGATTTCTTTATGTAATCTGGATCAAGCCCTAATCCTTGTGATATTGCACCAAATATTTTCATCGCAAGTTGCCAAACTTCCTTTAAGTACTCCTTTGTAACGTGCCTGTACAAATTGattgattaagaaaaaattgcaatatcaattatataaatgtaTCTGATCATATCATCAAAAACTTACTTGTATGTGGGAGGATTATCTGGCCAAAAGTGATAGCTTTGTGGAACTAGACCACCATAGTGCCTGAAAAAGTCCCTCCAATGAAGGGCATACTTTCCGGTAGTGTTGAAGCTTGTTCCATATATAACTGGATCCATCACATTTTCTGAACAATATTTCATTTTCTCTTCTAATGGAAGATTGAAAAACTCTTGTATCACTTTTAGCATTTCATCCATGATAGAGCTCTTTATACCATGATTAGTCACCTGTAGAATATTTTAATGTGCATATGCTAAAAACTATagtgtattattatttttataaaagagaAAGAGTTGGGAAATTAATTACGTACCCTAAAGAATCCCCATTCAGCACAAGCAGAAGAGATGGCATGTATAGTTGATAGTCTTTGTTCATCAGGTCCATTGAGTCCACTCAAATCTATAACTGGAATTGAACCATCAATCGCCATCGATGGCCTTTCACCTTCTGGAATTGGCAAAACAAGCTGGGAAGGCACCTAGCCAAGCGTTACGTTGTTAGTCTTTGGGGCAATAGGCCTAGTGGCATTGTACATGCAGATTAAGCCAAAAATGTTTGGAATCTAGCTAACTGAAAAAGATGCTCTTTGAATGGGGTTTGACTCAATTTTTTAAACTCATTTAAAAACGAGACTTTTTAGCCCAGCCTCATTTAGTCTGTTGGCCTCGTAGGCCCAATTCGCAAGCCTCAAAGGTCATCCCGCGGGCTGTGTATTTTGAAAatacttattatatatattttttaaatagtgtTTTACTTGTTAAGATTctgtcaatatatatttttaaaatatcaatataaaataatactgTATTTTCTGCATATCTTTTATATGTTAGGATTACTAGTCCACTAAATCCTTTTATGGGAAAATTAGGAAAGTGGTCAACAATTctaacataattatttaaacatcTATAGTTTAGAAATATTAGTAAAATTGTCATGTGAacattttacaaaatatattatgtattctAATTTAGTTTCTATTTTACCTCACCTTAATTAATGTTTTCCAACTCATTCTCACTCATGTgttgttgttttaaaaaaaaaaaagtattttctctCTCACTAATTTCCCTCTTCCAATTCTTTTTCACCTTTGAACTCCCACTTCTGTCTTCGTTTCTTTCCGGATTTTGTTTTCttcataaattgaaaaaaaaaatatatctttagaGATATTCACAAACATTCACTAGATTaaggtatgtatttttatcCGATTTTTAGGTTTGTTTATTGTGGGAATGTATGCACCCACCAAACATTTAAGGACCAGGTTCCTTGACTCAGCAAGAACAGTAACTAAAAGTTGCGTCCACTTGTTTCGATGGGACTAGGTCCTCAGCACATTTATAATAACGAACAATAAAATAAGTGTTGAAAATAAAGATTGAACAAGCaactttacgtggaaacctccttgctcaagggaagaaaaccacgacctgtctcaacAGGACTTTTCGAACTGCGTTTCACTAACCTTCTcgcaagcaaaagtaaaacatgTTTTACACCAAGAGACTAGCATGTT contains these protein-coding regions:
- the LOC107024671 gene encoding protein DOWNY MILDEW RESISTANCE 6-like isoform X2 yields the protein MALIVTSSPFPTMEIDYKKGVKYLVDNSKKMKMVPSQLVLPIPEGERPSMAIDGSIPVIDLSGLNGPDEQRLSTIHAISSACAEWGFFRVTNHGIKSSIMDEMLKVIQEFFNLPLEEKMKYCSENVMDPVIYGTSFNTTGKYALHWRDFFRHYGGLVPQSYHFWPDNPPTYKHVTKEYLKEVWQLAMKIFGAISQGLGLDPDYIKKSLGDEGTQMMVANYYPTCPEPNKTLGLAPHSDMGALTILMDSGIPGLQIKHNQTWYSVPHVPGTFVVNLGDFLEILSNGKYKSAEHRVVVNAEAARISIAVGHGPQMNTIVQPASPLIKEKSESKYRPIVYKDYVRAQQSTTKRGKVTLDEILNKN